A single genomic interval of Shewanella halotolerans harbors:
- the guaB gene encoding IMP dehydrogenase encodes MLRLKKEALTFDDVLLVPAHSTVLPNTAVLKTRLTQKIELNMPIVSAAMDTVTEARLAIAMAQEGGIGFIHKNMSIEQQAEQVRQVKIYEAGIVQQPVTVTPNTTLEQLKVLTEKNGFAGYPVVDEANELVGIITGRDVRFITDWSRTVDQVMTPKERLVTVPEGTPLDEVQKLMHAHRVEKVLVVDGDFRLKGLITVKDFQKAEEKPNACKDELGRLRVGAAVGAGAGNEARVDALVKAGIDVLLIDSSHGHSEGVLQRIRDTRAKYPDLQIVGGNVATAEGALALVEAGVNAVKVGIGPGSICTTRIVTGVGVPQITAVSDAAAAVKHLDIPVIADGGIRFSGDLAKALAAGASCIMAGSMFAGTDEAPGETELYNGRAYKSYRGMGSLGAMTQGSSDRYFQSDNAADKLVPEGIEGRVPYKGKLKEIIHQYMGGLRSCMGLTGCPTIKDLNEKAEFVKVTSAGMGESHVHDVTISKEAPNYRSRS; translated from the coding sequence ATGCTACGTTTAAAAAAAGAAGCACTAACCTTTGATGATGTGTTGCTTGTTCCTGCACACTCGACCGTACTCCCTAACACTGCCGTTCTCAAGACTCGCTTAACCCAAAAGATCGAACTCAATATGCCTATCGTGTCTGCAGCCATGGATACCGTGACTGAAGCGCGCCTTGCCATCGCTATGGCACAGGAAGGTGGTATTGGTTTCATCCATAAAAATATGAGCATAGAGCAGCAGGCCGAGCAAGTTCGCCAAGTAAAGATCTATGAAGCCGGTATCGTTCAGCAACCTGTAACGGTCACGCCTAATACCACACTTGAGCAGCTGAAAGTCCTGACCGAGAAGAACGGCTTTGCGGGTTATCCTGTGGTTGACGAAGCCAATGAGTTGGTGGGCATCATCACGGGCCGTGACGTACGTTTCATCACCGACTGGTCTCGCACCGTCGACCAGGTGATGACACCTAAAGAGCGTCTGGTGACTGTACCTGAAGGTACGCCGCTGGATGAAGTGCAGAAGCTGATGCACGCTCACCGCGTCGAGAAGGTACTGGTCGTCGACGGTGACTTCAGACTCAAAGGCCTGATCACAGTTAAAGATTTCCAAAAAGCGGAAGAGAAGCCAAACGCCTGTAAAGATGAGTTGGGTCGTCTACGTGTCGGCGCCGCCGTAGGTGCCGGTGCCGGTAACGAAGCCCGTGTCGACGCCCTGGTGAAAGCCGGTATCGACGTGCTACTTATCGATTCATCTCACGGCCACTCTGAAGGCGTTCTTCAGCGTATTCGCGACACCCGCGCCAAGTACCCAGATCTACAGATCGTCGGTGGTAACGTAGCCACGGCCGAAGGCGCCCTGGCACTGGTCGAAGCCGGTGTGAACGCCGTTAAGGTAGGTATTGGCCCTGGCTCTATTTGTACTACACGTATCGTCACCGGTGTGGGTGTGCCGCAGATCACCGCAGTATCTGACGCTGCAGCCGCCGTTAAGCACTTAGATATTCCTGTTATCGCCGATGGCGGTATCCGCTTCTCAGGCGACTTAGCTAAAGCGCTGGCTGCCGGTGCATCATGCATCATGGCAGGTTCTATGTTTGCCGGTACCGACGAGGCGCCAGGTGAAACTGAGCTATACAATGGTCGTGCTTATAAGTCTTATCGTGGCATGGGCTCTCTGGGCGCGATGACGCAAGGCTCTTCTGACCGTTACTTCCAAAGCGATAACGCCGCCGACAAGCTGGTACCCGAGGGTATCGAGGGTCGCGTACCATACAAGGGTAAGCTCAAAGAGATCATCCACCAGTACATGGGTGGCCTGCGTTCATGCATGGGCCTCACAGGTTGTCCTACCATTAAAGATCTTAATGAGAAGGCGGAGTTTGTTAAGGTAACCTCGGCGGGTATGGGTGAGTCCCACGTTCACGACGTGACCATCAGCAAAGAAGCGCCTAACTATCGTAGCCGTTCTTAA
- the xseA gene encoding exodeoxyribonuclease VII large subunit, translated as MKMPKNNVYTVSRLNGEVRQLLEGELGKVWLEAEISNFSAPSSGHWYLTLKDNYAQIRAAMFKGRNRAVTFRPANGQQVLVKGAISVYEPRGDYQLIIDSMLPAGDGLLAQQYEALKMKLAAEGLFAADTKRPLPSNIQRIGVVTSATGAAIRDVLHVLKRRDPSIEVIIYPSQVQGEHADKSLCHAIMQANDRMEVDVLLLTRGGGSLEDLWCFNSEALAHTIYNSALPVVSAVGHEVDTTISDYVADLRAPTPSAAAELLSQDALSKADKLRMAMTRLKQGWQHYGLKQAQRFSQLHHRLERQDPKRRLQQYEQRFDELQLRLGAALTGKLHQMERRQQSLHARLNQVSPSHQLALAASRLSHQNQRLHSAMQARLNSAEKSLQYAAHQLETVSPLATLSRGYSITLDAQGKVLHSAQDVRTGDRLTTKLVDGEVQSTVV; from the coding sequence ATGAAAATGCCGAAAAATAATGTTTACACCGTGTCGCGCCTCAATGGAGAAGTGAGGCAATTACTCGAGGGTGAACTGGGTAAAGTCTGGCTCGAAGCGGAAATATCCAATTTTTCGGCGCCCAGCTCGGGGCACTGGTATCTCACCCTCAAAGACAATTACGCCCAGATCCGCGCCGCCATGTTTAAGGGCCGCAATCGCGCCGTCACCTTCCGTCCGGCCAATGGCCAGCAGGTGTTGGTCAAGGGCGCCATCAGCGTCTATGAGCCCAGGGGCGACTATCAGCTGATCATCGACTCCATGCTCCCCGCCGGCGATGGCCTGCTGGCTCAGCAATATGAAGCCCTCAAGATGAAGCTGGCCGCCGAAGGCCTATTTGCCGCCGACACCAAGCGGCCGTTGCCGAGCAACATTCAACGCATCGGGGTGGTCACCTCGGCCACGGGCGCGGCCATCAGAGACGTGCTGCATGTACTCAAGCGGCGCGACCCCTCTATCGAGGTGATCATCTACCCTAGCCAGGTACAGGGAGAGCATGCCGATAAGTCTCTGTGTCATGCCATCATGCAGGCCAACGACAGGATGGAAGTGGATGTGTTGCTGCTCACCCGAGGCGGCGGCTCACTGGAAGATCTCTGGTGTTTCAACAGCGAAGCCCTGGCTCATACCATCTATAACAGCGCCCTGCCCGTCGTTTCGGCCGTGGGCCACGAGGTGGATACCACCATCAGCGACTATGTCGCCGACCTGCGTGCCCCCACCCCTTCGGCGGCGGCCGAGCTGTTGTCTCAGGATGCGCTCAGCAAGGCCGACAAACTCAGGATGGCCATGACACGCCTCAAGCAGGGCTGGCAACACTATGGCCTGAAACAGGCCCAGCGTTTCAGCCAGCTGCACCACAGGTTAGAGCGTCAGGATCCCAAACGCCGCCTGCAACAATATGAGCAGCGCTTTGACGAGCTGCAACTCAGGCTCGGCGCCGCCTTAACCGGTAAGCTACACCAGATGGAGCGCCGTCAGCAGTCCCTGCACGCCAGATTAAACCAGGTCTCTCCCAGCCATCAACTGGCCTTGGCCGCCAGCCGTCTGAGCCACCAGAACCAAAGATTACACAGCGCCATGCAGGCCAGACTCAACTCGGCAGAAAAATCCCTGCAATATGCCGCCCATCAGCTGGAGACCGTCAGCCCACTGGCGACCCTGAGCCGTGGCTATAGCATCACACTCGACGCACAGGGCAAGGTGCTGCACAGCGCGCAAGATGTCCGCACGGGCGATCGCCTCACTACTAAGCTGGTCGATGGCGAGGTGCAATCGACGGTAGTTTAA
- the der gene encoding ribosome biogenesis GTPase Der, with translation MIPVVALVGRPNVGKSTLFNRLTRTRDALVADYPGLTRDRKYGRAHLSGYEFIVVDTGGIDGTEEGIETRMAEQSLAAIEEADVVLFLTDARAGLTAADEAIAEHLRRREKTTFVVANKVDGIDADSACGEFWALGLGEVYQMAAAQGRGVTNMIEYALTPYAEAMGLTRDGEGEEEADERQYTEEEAEAEQQRLQDLPIKLAIIGKPNVGKSTLTNRILGEERVVVYDEPGTTRDSIYIPLERDGQEYVIIDTAGVRRRSKVHETVEKFSVIKTLKAVEDANVVLLVVDAREGIAEQDLGLLGFALNAGRALVIAVNKWDGIDQDVKERVKSELDRRLGFIDFARIHFISALHGTGVGHLFESVEEAYESATRRVSTSMLTRIMQMAQDDHQPPLVNGRRVKLKYAHAGGYNPPIVVIHGNQVKKLPDSYKRFMMNYYRRSLKVMGTPIQVRFQEGGNPFEGLNTKKLTVSQERRRKRMMSHIKDKKK, from the coding sequence ATGATTCCAGTTGTGGCCCTGGTAGGCCGACCAAACGTAGGTAAGTCGACCCTGTTCAATCGTCTTACGCGCACCAGAGACGCCTTGGTAGCTGACTACCCAGGTCTGACTCGGGATCGTAAGTATGGTCGTGCACATCTATCTGGTTACGAATTTATCGTGGTGGATACCGGCGGTATCGACGGCACCGAAGAGGGGATCGAGACCCGCATGGCAGAGCAGTCGCTGGCGGCGATCGAAGAAGCCGATGTGGTGCTCTTTCTCACCGACGCCCGCGCGGGTCTGACGGCCGCCGACGAGGCGATCGCCGAGCACTTACGCCGCCGCGAGAAGACCACCTTTGTGGTAGCCAACAAGGTCGATGGTATCGACGCCGACTCTGCCTGTGGCGAGTTCTGGGCCCTGGGCCTGGGTGAGGTCTATCAAATGGCAGCCGCCCAAGGGCGCGGCGTGACCAACATGATCGAATACGCGCTGACCCCTTACGCCGAAGCCATGGGGCTGACCCGAGACGGCGAGGGCGAAGAGGAAGCCGACGAGCGTCAATATACAGAGGAAGAGGCCGAGGCCGAGCAGCAGCGTCTGCAGGACTTGCCGATCAAGCTGGCGATTATCGGTAAGCCTAACGTGGGCAAGTCGACCCTGACGAACCGTATTCTGGGTGAAGAGCGCGTCGTGGTTTACGATGAGCCGGGCACGACCCGTGACAGTATCTATATCCCGCTGGAGCGCGATGGTCAGGAATATGTGATCATCGACACCGCGGGAGTGCGTCGTCGCAGCAAGGTGCACGAGACAGTCGAGAAGTTCTCTGTGATCAAGACCCTCAAGGCGGTAGAAGACGCCAACGTGGTGCTCTTGGTGGTCGATGCCCGCGAGGGTATCGCCGAGCAAGACTTAGGCCTGCTGGGCTTTGCCCTGAACGCGGGGCGCGCCTTGGTGATTGCCGTGAACAAGTGGGACGGCATCGATCAGGACGTGAAAGAGCGCGTGAAGAGTGAGCTCGACCGTCGTCTGGGCTTTATCGATTTTGCCCGTATTCACTTCATCTCGGCGCTGCACGGCACGGGTGTGGGTCACCTGTTCGAGTCGGTAGAGGAAGCCTACGAGAGCGCCACACGCCGCGTGAGCACCTCTATGTTGACCCGCATCATGCAGATGGCTCAGGACGATCACCAGCCACCGCTGGTGAACGGTCGCCGCGTCAAGCTGAAATACGCCCACGCCGGTGGTTACAACCCGCCAATCGTGGTGATCCATGGTAACCAGGTGAAGAAGCTGCCGGATTCTTACAAGCGTTTCATGATGAACTACTACCGTCGTTCACTCAAGGTGATGGGTACGCCGATTCAGGTACGCTTCCAGGAAGGGGGCAACCCGTTCGAGGGCCTGAACACCAAGAAGCTGACGGTGAGCCAGGAGCGTCGCCGCAAGCGCATGATGAGTCACATCAAAGACAAGAAGAAATAA
- the bamB gene encoding outer membrane protein assembly factor BamB, producing the protein MKSWCKTLLACSLSLGLLSACSSNDVEEEPVSPLPQIEASVFPEVSWSASVGSGVGDYYSKIRPAVRYGKLFVMDRYGEVAAYDEATGEQVWSLEISSWFKEGALSKNKGARLSSGITAARNKVFFGGESGLLGAVDAETGEMVWHVTAGGELLSAPTVGEDVVVVHTSTGALEAYNVDDGKQLWVYESKLPTLTLRGTGSAAYEAGGFFVGTADGKIAVVVKSNGQAAWEQPIYTPKGGNEFTRMADVDMKPLIVGENIYAVSYNGNLVSMELRTGRVVWSRKYSSFNELASAGLNLYLVDDHGRVYAVDKRNGLESWSNSELTNRELTSPVVFKDYLVVGDFEGYLHFIDRTSGKLVGRVEVDSSGLFSQPLVIDDKIYVQSRGGKVARITLP; encoded by the coding sequence ATGAAGTCTTGGTGCAAAACATTACTGGCTTGCAGCTTGAGCCTGGGGTTGCTGTCGGCCTGTTCTTCAAACGATGTTGAGGAAGAGCCGGTAAGCCCGCTGCCGCAGATTGAGGCGAGCGTTTTCCCCGAGGTGAGCTGGAGTGCCTCTGTCGGCAGTGGTGTGGGTGATTACTACTCTAAGATCCGTCCGGCGGTGCGCTACGGCAAGCTGTTCGTCATGGATCGTTACGGTGAAGTCGCCGCCTACGATGAAGCCACAGGCGAGCAGGTCTGGTCGCTGGAGATCAGCTCCTGGTTTAAAGAGGGTGCCTTGTCTAAGAACAAGGGCGCGCGTCTCTCCTCAGGCATTACCGCCGCCCGTAACAAGGTGTTCTTCGGTGGTGAGAGTGGCCTGCTGGGCGCCGTCGATGCCGAAACCGGCGAGATGGTCTGGCATGTGACTGCGGGCGGTGAGCTGCTGTCGGCGCCAACTGTAGGCGAAGATGTGGTGGTGGTTCACACCAGCACTGGCGCCCTTGAAGCCTATAACGTCGATGACGGCAAACAGCTTTGGGTCTACGAGAGCAAGTTGCCAACCCTGACTCTAAGGGGCACAGGTTCTGCTGCCTATGAGGCAGGTGGCTTCTTCGTCGGCACCGCCGATGGCAAGATCGCGGTTGTGGTGAAAAGCAACGGTCAGGCCGCCTGGGAGCAGCCTATCTATACGCCAAAGGGGGGGAACGAGTTTACCCGTATGGCCGACGTGGATATGAAGCCACTTATCGTGGGCGAGAACATCTATGCGGTGAGCTATAACGGTAACCTAGTTTCCATGGAGCTGCGTACAGGCCGTGTGGTCTGGAGCCGTAAATATTCTAGCTTTAACGAGTTGGCTTCGGCCGGTCTGAACCTTTACCTGGTCGATGACCACGGCCGCGTGTATGCGGTCGATAAGCGTAACGGCCTTGAAAGCTGGAGCAACAGTGAGCTGACTAACCGCGAATTGACCTCGCCAGTGGTCTTTAAAGACTACCTGGTGGTGGGCGATTTCGAAGGCTATCTGCATTTCATCGATCGCACGTCAGGCAAGCTGGTGGGCCGCGTCGAAGTGGATAGTTCAGGTTTATTTAGCCAGCCACTGGTAATAGATGATAAGATCTACGTCCAGAGTCGCGGCGGCAAGGTAGCAAGAATTACGCTTCCCTAA
- a CDS encoding tetratricopeptide repeat protein: MEIYSTEEQQVDAIKQFWKDYGNSIVIGAVVGLGGLYSWNYYSDYKVAQAEEASEAFQTISNSVKADSSMLAAAESFAKDHDGQQGYQALLQLIVAKAAVEAGELDKAEQALKQILVSKPEEGLVAIATLRLARVQAEQGQLATALATLEQLNTPSFAVQRDELKGDFLVRQGEADKAKSAYQSALDNGGATSSPALQMKLDNLNKA, translated from the coding sequence GTGGAAATTTATAGCACAGAAGAACAACAAGTCGATGCTATCAAACAGTTCTGGAAAGACTATGGCAACTCGATTGTCATAGGTGCAGTGGTAGGCCTGGGTGGCCTTTACAGCTGGAACTACTATTCAGATTACAAGGTGGCTCAGGCAGAAGAAGCCTCTGAAGCCTTCCAAACCATCAGCAACTCGGTCAAAGCCGATTCGAGCATGTTGGCAGCTGCCGAGAGCTTTGCTAAGGACCACGACGGTCAGCAGGGCTATCAGGCGCTGCTGCAACTTATCGTGGCTAAGGCCGCGGTAGAAGCCGGTGAGCTGGATAAGGCCGAGCAGGCCCTTAAGCAGATTCTGGTCAGCAAGCCTGAAGAAGGTCTGGTTGCGATTGCGACATTGCGTCTTGCCCGCGTACAGGCAGAGCAAGGTCAGCTGGCAACGGCACTGGCAACTCTGGAGCAGCTTAACACGCCTTCGTTTGCCGTACAGCGTGATGAATTAAAAGGTGATTTCCTGGTACGCCAAGGCGAGGCCGACAAGGCAAAGAGCGCCTATCAGTCAGCCCTGGATAATGGCGGAGCAACTTCAAGCCCAGCCTTACAGATGAAGCTAGATAACCTGAACAAGGCATAA
- the hisS gene encoding histidine--tRNA ligase, whose translation MAKQIQAIRGMNDILPTQSPLWQKLEAVLRDTVAAYGYSEIRTPIVESTDLFKRSIGEVTDIVEKEMYTFADRNGDLLTLRPEGTASTVRAGNEHGLLYNQEQRLWYMGPMFRHERPQKGRYRQFNQFGVEVYGIASADIDAEVLMMSHRLWQKLGISKHVKLELNTLGDADERAAYRDALVAFLEQHKEKLDEDSQRRMYSNPLRVLDSKNPDVQALLGDAPALMDYLGEESRGHFAHLCELLETVGIQYEINPRLVRGLDYYNRTVFEWVTDSLGAQGTVLAGGRYDGLVGQLGGKDTPAVGFAMGLERIVLMLETLALTDDVSGPVDVYVTAMGDDCRVAAIKVAQQLREVDGLKVMSHCGGGNFKKQMKRADKSGAKLAIVIGETELANGQVALKYLREEKEQELVAQDSLAAYVAELI comes from the coding sequence GTGGCAAAACAGATTCAAGCGATTCGCGGAATGAACGATATTCTGCCGACCCAGAGCCCGCTATGGCAAAAACTAGAAGCAGTGTTGCGTGATACCGTTGCGGCCTATGGTTACAGCGAGATCCGCACTCCTATCGTAGAGAGTACCGACCTGTTCAAACGTTCCATCGGCGAAGTGACAGATATCGTCGAGAAAGAGATGTATACCTTTGCCGATCGCAATGGCGATCTGCTGACGCTGCGCCCTGAAGGCACAGCCTCTACCGTGCGTGCGGGTAACGAGCATGGCCTGCTTTACAATCAAGAGCAGCGCCTGTGGTACATGGGTCCCATGTTCCGTCACGAGCGTCCACAGAAGGGGCGCTACCGTCAATTTAACCAGTTCGGTGTCGAGGTCTATGGCATCGCCTCGGCCGATATCGACGCCGAAGTGCTGATGATGTCCCATCGCCTGTGGCAGAAGCTAGGCATTAGCAAGCATGTGAAGCTGGAGCTGAACACCCTGGGGGATGCCGATGAGCGCGCGGCCTACCGTGACGCCCTGGTCGCCTTCCTAGAGCAGCATAAGGAGAAGCTGGACGAAGACAGCCAGCGCCGCATGTATTCAAATCCGCTACGTGTGCTCGACAGCAAGAACCCAGATGTGCAGGCGCTGCTGGGTGATGCTCCGGCACTGATGGATTACCTTGGCGAAGAAAGTCGCGGCCATTTTGCACATTTGTGTGAACTACTTGAAACCGTTGGCATCCAATACGAAATTAACCCTCGTCTGGTGCGCGGTTTAGATTACTATAACCGCACCGTATTCGAGTGGGTCACCGACAGCCTAGGTGCCCAGGGAACCGTGTTGGCCGGTGGTCGTTACGACGGCCTGGTCGGTCAGCTGGGTGGCAAAGACACCCCGGCGGTAGGTTTCGCAATGGGACTCGAGCGCATCGTATTGATGCTGGAGACACTGGCGCTGACCGACGATGTATCCGGCCCGGTGGATGTGTATGTTACGGCCATGGGCGATGATTGCCGTGTGGCGGCCATCAAGGTAGCGCAGCAGTTACGTGAAGTAGACGGCCTTAAGGTGATGAGTCACTGCGGCGGCGGTAACTTTAAGAAGCAGATGAAACGTGCCGATAAGAGCGGCGCCAAACTTGCCATAGTGATCGGCGAGACTGAACTGGCCAATGGTCAGGTGGCGCTTAAATATCTGCGTGAAGAGAAAGAACAAGAATTGGTTGCACAGGATTCGTTAGCAGCTTACGTTGCAGAACTGATTTAA
- the ispG gene encoding flavodoxin-dependent (E)-4-hydroxy-3-methylbut-2-enyl-diphosphate synthase: protein MYNESPIIRRPSTRIYVGDVPIGDGAPIAVQSMTNTRTTDVEATVAQIRALENVGADIVRVSVPTMDAAEAFKVIKQQTKIPLVADIHFDYRIALKVAEYGVDCLRINPGNIGNEERIRSVVECARDKNIPIRIGVNGGSLEKDLMDKYKEPTPQALLESAMRHVDILDRLNFDQFKVSVKASDVFLAVESYRLLAKQIQQPLHLGITEAGGARAGAVKSAVGLGMLLAEGIGDTLRISLAADPVEEIKVGFDILKSLRIRSRGINFIACPSCSRQEFDVIATVNELERRLEDVVTPMDVSIIGCVVNGPGEALVSDIGLTGGNRKSGYYDDGVRQKERFDNEHIVDQLEAKIRAKVASVDARIPTTDITE, encoded by the coding sequence ATGTACAACGAGTCCCCAATCATTCGCCGCCCTTCGACACGCATCTATGTGGGCGATGTGCCCATCGGTGATGGCGCGCCAATCGCCGTGCAATCTATGACCAACACCCGCACCACAGATGTGGAGGCCACGGTGGCTCAGATCCGCGCACTGGAAAATGTCGGCGCCGATATCGTACGTGTCTCTGTGCCCACCATGGATGCCGCCGAGGCGTTCAAGGTGATCAAGCAGCAGACTAAGATCCCCCTGGTTGCCGATATCCATTTCGATTACCGTATCGCCCTGAAAGTGGCGGAATATGGCGTGGATTGTCTGCGTATCAACCCGGGCAACATAGGCAACGAAGAGCGCATCCGCAGCGTGGTGGAGTGTGCCCGCGACAAGAATATTCCCATCCGTATCGGTGTTAACGGTGGTTCATTAGAGAAAGATCTGATGGACAAGTACAAGGAGCCGACGCCGCAGGCCTTGCTGGAATCGGCCATGCGCCATGTGGATATTCTCGACAGACTCAATTTCGACCAGTTTAAGGTGAGTGTGAAGGCATCAGACGTCTTCCTGGCGGTAGAGTCCTACCGCCTGCTGGCCAAACAGATTCAGCAGCCGCTGCACCTTGGGATCACCGAGGCCGGTGGCGCCCGCGCCGGCGCCGTGAAGTCGGCCGTTGGCCTTGGCATGTTGCTGGCCGAGGGGATTGGCGACACCCTGCGTATCTCGCTGGCTGCCGATCCCGTTGAGGAGATCAAGGTCGGTTTCGACATCCTCAAATCCCTGCGTATTCGCTCGCGCGGCATCAACTTCATCGCCTGCCCATCTTGCTCGCGTCAGGAGTTCGATGTGATAGCCACAGTGAACGAGCTTGAGCGTCGCCTGGAAGATGTGGTGACTCCTATGGATGTCTCCATCATAGGTTGTGTGGTCAATGGTCCGGGCGAAGCCCTGGTATCGGATATTGGCCTGACCGGCGGTAATCGTAAGAGCGGCTACTATGATGATGGCGTGCGCCAGAAAGAGCGTTTCGACAATGAGCATATCGTCGATCAGCTCGAGGCGAAGATCCGCGCCAAGGTCGCCAGCGTCGACGCGCGTATTCCGACTACCGATATCACGGAATAA
- a CDS encoding RodZ domain-containing protein has translation MTDNQIDMLKDDAEKPKETGETLGQWLKAARESRQMTLASVAEQLNLRPSIVQDLEADNYDNIASATYVKGYVKNYARILGLEMAKVDAYLAESFPVVSAPTMQSFSRKTTRQARDGRLMLVTYLIIFVLLALLVLWWVQKSAMVADLDLSKPSVEETAELSTLAASSEPMLAQDPQAGTGIEMPREQAAPDQAVTDQTMAEQSTSAQPTGEQAENLASEAGSTAETGVALEVTNPNSQADEPLKSADDAVLALSLSGDCWIKVTDADGKVLVNGLKLAGKEMNVFGQAPFKVILGAPQSLTMRLNGEQVDLAKYPSGRVARLTVGSAVNL, from the coding sequence ATGACTGATAATCAAATCGATATGCTCAAGGATGATGCTGAGAAACCAAAGGAAACCGGTGAAACACTGGGCCAGTGGTTAAAGGCGGCGCGTGAGTCGCGCCAGATGACTTTAGCCAGCGTGGCCGAGCAACTCAATCTGCGCCCATCGATTGTTCAAGATCTCGAGGCGGACAACTATGACAACATAGCGTCGGCGACCTATGTCAAAGGCTATGTGAAGAATTATGCCCGTATCCTGGGGCTGGAGATGGCCAAGGTGGATGCCTACCTGGCCGAAAGCTTTCCCGTGGTCAGCGCGCCCACCATGCAGAGCTTCTCCCGCAAGACGACGCGCCAGGCCAGAGACGGCCGCCTGATGCTGGTGACATATCTCATCATCTTCGTCTTGTTGGCCCTGCTGGTACTCTGGTGGGTACAAAAGTCCGCCATGGTGGCCGATCTAGACCTTTCCAAGCCGTCGGTGGAAGAAACTGCAGAGCTCTCGACCCTGGCGGCCTCGTCTGAGCCTATGCTAGCTCAAGACCCACAGGCAGGCACAGGTATCGAGATGCCAAGAGAGCAAGCTGCGCCTGATCAAGCTGTGACTGATCAAACAATGGCGGAGCAATCTACCAGTGCACAGCCGACAGGCGAACAGGCTGAAAACCTGGCATCCGAGGCTGGCTCGACAGCTGAGACTGGCGTAGCGCTGGAAGTGACTAACCCAAATTCCCAAGCAGATGAACCCCTTAAGAGCGCGGACGATGCCGTGTTGGCTCTGAGTCTGAGCGGTGATTGCTGGATAAAGGTGACCGATGCCGACGGCAAGGTGCTGGTCAATGGCCTCAAGCTGGCAGGCAAAGAGATGAATGTCTTTGGTCAGGCGCCGTTTAAGGTTATATTGGGGGCGCCTCAGTCGCTGACCATGCGTCTCAATGGTGAACAAGTTGATTTGGCCAAGTATCCCAGTGGCCGAGTTGCCAGACTGACGGTCGGTAGCGCCGTCAATCTTTGA
- the pilW gene encoding type IV pilus biogenesis/stability protein PilW, producing the protein MLSKKPTLTLLVILTSALMSGCVTERTYSGTDVPVQERTFDNVSAARQRVQLGLTYLQKGNSEQAKYNLDKALEFAPNIEDVHVALAYYYQSVGELELTEKAYRNAINASDASGDSMNNFGVFLCQQAKYDQAEEMFLRAVKMPKYTRSASSYENLGICSRKSGDLQKAQRYFEMALNYDPRRANSLLELSEIELDLGNYSAAKKGLARYHRVVPESAQSLALGIKIEQGLNDPEAMRKFGILLLAKFPASNEAKQYRASMH; encoded by the coding sequence ATGTTAAGCAAAAAGCCAACACTGACCCTGTTAGTCATCCTGACTTCGGCACTGATGTCAGGATGCGTGACTGAAAGAACTTACAGTGGCACAGATGTGCCCGTTCAAGAGCGTACCTTCGACAATGTTTCTGCCGCCCGCCAACGGGTGCAGCTGGGTCTGACCTATCTGCAGAAAGGCAACAGCGAACAAGCCAAGTACAACCTGGATAAGGCGCTCGAGTTTGCGCCTAACATCGAAGATGTACACGTGGCATTAGCCTATTACTATCAATCGGTTGGTGAATTAGAACTGACCGAGAAGGCATATCGTAACGCCATCAATGCCAGCGATGCCAGCGGCGACTCCATGAATAACTTCGGTGTGTTCCTCTGCCAGCAGGCAAAGTACGATCAAGCCGAAGAGATGTTTCTTCGGGCGGTAAAAATGCCCAAATACACCCGTTCGGCCTCCAGCTATGAGAACCTGGGGATCTGTAGCCGCAAGTCGGGTGACCTGCAAAAAGCACAACGCTACTTCGAGATGGCACTTAATTATGACCCGCGTCGTGCCAACTCCCTATTAGAACTGTCTGAGATCGAGTTGGATCTGGGGAACTACTCCGCCGCCAAGAAAGGCTTGGCGCGTTACCATAGAGTAGTGCCCGAATCGGCTCAGAGTTTGGCGTTGGGAATTAAAATTGAGCAAGGCCTAAATGACCCTGAAGCGATGAGAAAATTTGGCATTCTTCTCCTGGCTAAGTTTCCCGCTTCTAATGAGGCCAAGCAATATAGAGCAAGCATGCACTAA